In Mucilaginibacter celer, one DNA window encodes the following:
- the ettA gene encoding energy-dependent translational throttle protein EttA: MADEKIIFSMAGVSKIYPPQKTVLKNIYLSFFYGAKIGVIGLNGSGKSSLLKIIAGIDKTNIGEVVFSPGYTVGYLSQEPELDPEKTVREIVEEGVAETTALLKEYEEINEKFGLPEYYEDADAMDKLMNRQGELQDKIDAVNAWELDTKLERAMDALRCPEPDTKISVLSGGERRRVALCRLLLKEPDVLLLDEPTNHLDAESIDWLEQHLQQYKGTVIAVTHDRYFLDNVAGWILELDRGEGIPWKGNYSSWLDQKAKRLAQEEKSESKRQKTLERELEWVRMGPKGRHAKSKARLGNYEKLASEETKEREEKLELFIPPGPRLGNVVIEANNVSKSYGDKLLFDNLSFSLPPAGIVGIIGPNGAGKTTLFRLITGQDQPDAGTFRVGETVALGYVDQMHDDLDPNKSVWENVTGGLETIMVGNRPLNSRAYVSRFNFNGADQQKKVGVLSGGERNRVHLSITLKKGSNVLLLDEPTNDIDVNTLRALEEALENFGGCAVVISHDRWFLDRICTHILAFEGNSQVYFFEGNYSDYEENRKKRLGDVGPKRIKYKKLTA; this comes from the coding sequence ATGGCAGACGAAAAGATAATTTTTTCAATGGCCGGGGTTAGTAAGATTTATCCCCCGCAAAAAACAGTATTAAAAAACATCTACCTCTCGTTTTTTTACGGCGCTAAAATCGGGGTTATCGGTCTTAACGGTTCCGGTAAATCATCGCTGTTAAAGATCATTGCGGGTATCGATAAAACTAATATAGGCGAGGTTGTTTTTTCGCCTGGCTATACCGTAGGTTACCTGAGCCAGGAGCCGGAGCTTGATCCCGAAAAAACAGTACGCGAAATAGTTGAAGAAGGCGTTGCCGAAACAACCGCTTTATTAAAAGAGTACGAAGAGATCAACGAGAAATTCGGTCTTCCTGAATATTATGAGGATGCCGACGCCATGGATAAACTCATGAACCGCCAGGGCGAATTGCAGGATAAAATTGACGCCGTAAACGCATGGGAACTTGATACCAAGCTTGAACGTGCTATGGATGCCCTGCGTTGCCCTGAGCCTGATACCAAAATTTCGGTACTATCGGGCGGTGAGCGCCGTCGCGTGGCTTTGTGTCGTTTGTTGTTGAAAGAACCGGATGTATTGTTGCTGGATGAGCCTACCAACCACTTAGATGCCGAATCTATCGATTGGCTGGAGCAACACTTACAGCAATATAAAGGTACCGTTATAGCTGTAACGCACGACAGGTATTTCCTTGACAATGTTGCAGGCTGGATCCTGGAACTTGACCGTGGAGAAGGCATCCCGTGGAAAGGCAACTATTCATCATGGTTAGATCAGAAAGCGAAACGTTTAGCCCAGGAAGAGAAAAGCGAAAGCAAACGCCAGAAAACCCTGGAGCGCGAGTTGGAATGGGTACGCATGGGACCAAAAGGCCGCCACGCCAAATCAAAAGCCCGTTTAGGCAACTACGAAAAACTGGCATCCGAAGAAACCAAAGAACGCGAAGAAAAACTGGAGTTGTTTATCCCACCAGGCCCGCGTTTGGGCAATGTGGTGATCGAGGCTAATAACGTAAGCAAATCATACGGTGATAAATTACTATTTGATAACCTGAGCTTTTCTTTACCTCCGGCGGGCATCGTCGGTATCATCGGCCCCAACGGTGCGGGTAAAACTACCCTGTTCCGTTTAATTACCGGGCAGGATCAACCTGATGCCGGAACTTTCCGTGTTGGTGAAACCGTTGCTTTGGGTTATGTAGATCAAATGCATGATGACCTTGACCCTAATAAATCTGTTTGGGAAAACGTAACCGGTGGTTTGGAAACCATTATGGTAGGTAACCGTCCGCTTAACTCAAGGGCTTATGTATCGCGCTTTAACTTTAACGGTGCCGATCAGCAGAAAAAAGTAGGTGTACTGTCAGGCGGTGAGCGTAACCGTGTGCACTTATCCATAACGCTAAAAAAAGGATCGAACGTATTGCTGCTGGATGAGCCTACCAACGATATCGACGTAAACACCTTACGTGCGCTGGAAGAAGCTTTGGAAAACTTTGGCGGCTGCGCCGTAGTGATCAGCCACGACCGCTGGTTCCTCGACCGTATCTGTACCCACATCCTGGCCTTTGAAGGCAACTCGCAGGTTTACTTTTTTGAAGGAAACTATTCGGATTACGAAGAAAACAGAAAGAAACGCCTGGGCGATGTTGGGCCGAAAAGGATTAAGTATAAGAAGTTGACGGCGTAA
- a CDS encoding ATP-dependent Clp protease ATP-binding subunit gives MEAKFSPRVKDVIQYSREEALRLGHDYIGTEHLLLGLIRDGDGVAIKLLKGLNVDTAKLRRAVEDAVKGTIGTNVHIGSIPLTKQAEKVLKITYLEAKIFKSDVIGTEHLLLSILRDEDNIASQILVQFNVNYEVFKGEVESHKNDVTDEMPGSPTGGDDDFKEEESFSQPKKVSDIKSKTPVLDNFGRDLTRAAEDGKLDPIVGREKEIERVSQILSRRKKNNPILIGEPGVGKSAIAEGLALRIVQRKVSRVLFNKRVVTLDLASLVAGTKYRGQFEERMKAVMNELEKSPDVILFIDEIHTIVGAGGASGSLDASNMFKPALARGEIQCIGATTLDEYRQYIEKDGALDRRFQKVMVEPATPSETVEILNRIKEKYEEHHGVTYTPEAINACVNLTTRYITDRFLPDKAIDALDEAGSRVHLTNIHVPQNILDIEQKIEQIKIEKNKVVRSQKYEEAAQLRDTEKNLLVELDQAKAVWEAETKSKRYTVTEDNVAEVVSMMTGIPVQRVGQADSQKLLHMTDTVAGKIIGQDDAIKKLTRAIQRTRAGLKDPKKPIGSFIFLGPTGVGKTELAKELARFMFDTEDALIQIDMSEYMEKFAVSRLVGAPPGYVGYEEGGQLTEKVRRKPYAVVLLDEIEKAHPDVFNILLQVLDEGQLTDSLGRKVDFRNTIIIMTSNIGARQLKDFGQGVGFTTSAKTLQAENHSRGVIENALKRAFAPEFLNRIDDVIVFNSLGKEEIFKIIDIELAALFSRVNGLGFKIELTEAAKEFIAEKGYDSQFGARPLKRAIQKYLEDPIAEEILKGELVDGDVMVVDFDKETNEIKITDRKGENKKPEQEEQK, from the coding sequence ATGGAAGCTAAATTTTCGCCGAGGGTAAAAGATGTTATTCAATATAGCAGGGAAGAGGCATTACGTCTTGGGCATGACTATATAGGTACTGAACATCTCTTGCTTGGGCTTATCCGCGATGGGGATGGTGTAGCAATTAAATTGCTGAAGGGATTGAACGTTGATACCGCAAAACTTCGCCGCGCCGTTGAGGATGCAGTAAAGGGAACTATTGGAACAAACGTACATATCGGCAGCATCCCGCTAACAAAACAGGCCGAGAAGGTATTGAAGATAACTTATCTGGAAGCCAAAATATTTAAAAGCGATGTGATTGGTACAGAGCACCTGCTACTGTCAATCCTTCGCGATGAAGACAACATTGCCTCACAGATACTGGTGCAGTTTAATGTAAACTACGAGGTATTTAAAGGCGAGGTTGAATCGCACAAAAACGATGTTACCGACGAGATGCCGGGTTCACCTACAGGCGGCGACGATGATTTTAAAGAAGAAGAATCATTCAGCCAGCCTAAAAAAGTATCCGACATTAAATCAAAAACACCGGTGCTTGATAACTTTGGCCGTGACTTAACCCGCGCCGCCGAAGATGGTAAGCTTGACCCGATCGTAGGTCGTGAAAAAGAGATCGAAAGGGTATCACAAATTTTATCGCGCCGTAAAAAGAACAACCCTATCCTTATAGGTGAGCCGGGTGTAGGTAAATCGGCCATTGCCGAGGGCCTTGCATTACGCATTGTTCAGCGCAAAGTATCACGTGTATTGTTCAATAAGCGTGTAGTTACACTTGATTTAGCCTCGTTGGTGGCAGGTACCAAATACCGCGGCCAGTTTGAAGAGCGTATGAAGGCTGTGATGAACGAATTGGAAAAATCACCTGATGTAATTTTATTTATCGACGAGATCCATACTATTGTAGGTGCTGGTGGTGCTTCAGGTTCGCTTGATGCTTCGAACATGTTTAAACCGGCTTTGGCGAGGGGAGAGATACAATGCATTGGCGCTACTACTTTAGATGAGTACCGTCAGTACATCGAGAAAGATGGCGCTTTAGATCGTCGTTTCCAAAAAGTAATGGTTGAGCCGGCTACCCCGTCTGAAACCGTTGAGATCCTGAACCGCATTAAGGAGAAATACGAAGAACACCACGGTGTTACCTATACTCCCGAAGCGATCAATGCCTGCGTTAACTTAACCACCCGTTACATTACCGACAGGTTTTTACCGGACAAAGCTATCGACGCGCTTGACGAAGCTGGTTCACGCGTTCACTTAACCAATATTCACGTGCCTCAAAACATTCTGGATATTGAGCAAAAGATAGAACAGATCAAGATCGAGAAAAACAAGGTTGTTCGCAGCCAGAAATACGAAGAAGCAGCACAGCTTCGTGATACCGAGAAAAACCTTTTGGTTGAGCTTGACCAGGCTAAAGCAGTTTGGGAAGCCGAAACAAAATCAAAACGTTACACTGTAACCGAAGATAACGTTGCCGAAGTAGTATCAATGATGACCGGCATCCCTGTACAACGTGTAGGCCAGGCCGACAGCCAGAAACTGTTACACATGACAGATACTGTTGCCGGTAAGATCATTGGTCAGGATGATGCTATCAAAAAGCTAACCCGCGCTATTCAGCGTACCCGTGCCGGTTTGAAAGATCCTAAAAAGCCAATCGGTTCGTTCATATTCTTAGGCCCTACAGGTGTTGGTAAAACCGAGCTTGCCAAAGAGCTTGCCCGTTTTATGTTTGATACCGAGGATGCCCTGATCCAGATTGACATGAGCGAATACATGGAGAAATTCGCAGTATCCCGTTTAGTAGGTGCGCCTCCGGGCTACGTAGGTTACGAAGAAGGCGGTCAGCTTACTGAAAAAGTTCGTCGTAAACCATACGCTGTTGTGTTGTTGGATGAGATCGAAAAAGCTCACCCTGATGTATTCAATATCCTGTTACAGGTATTGGATGAAGGTCAATTGACTGACTCATTAGGTCGTAAGGTTGACTTCAGGAACACCATCATTATCATGACATCGAATATCGGTGCACGCCAGTTGAAAGATTTTGGCCAGGGTGTAGGTTTCACTACCAGTGCTAAAACTTTACAGGCCGAGAACCACTCACGCGGCGTGATTGAGAATGCTCTGAAACGTGCTTTCGCTCCGGAATTCCTGAACCGTATTGATGATGTGATCGTGTTCAACTCATTGGGTAAAGAAGAGATCTTCAAGATCATCGATATCGAACTGGCAGCTTTATTTAGCCGTGTAAACGGTTTGGGC